From Legionella adelaidensis, one genomic window encodes:
- a CDS encoding S-Ena type endospore appendage, which translates to MVKFFQILIITSFGFFATQAFAGKVIKLSPKESKQLTNNYLWTLNATCSIQTKNDNKNKIRVSILKNKGSVNGKNLTTGQGTSVTVKANDSISVSAEPGTKVNLINLGDEPVQAICA; encoded by the coding sequence ATGGTTAAGTTTTTTCAGATTTTAATTATTACTTCATTTGGATTTTTTGCAACGCAAGCTTTCGCCGGTAAAGTGATTAAACTAAGTCCTAAAGAATCCAAACAACTGACCAATAATTACCTTTGGACATTAAATGCCACTTGCAGCATCCAAACAAAGAACGATAACAAAAATAAAATACGTGTTAGTATTTTGAAAAATAAAGGTTCAGTAAATGGCAAGAATTTAACTACAGGGCAAGGTACTTCGGTCACTGTTAAAGCAAACGACAGTATTTCAGTTAGTGCAGAACCAGGTACAAAAGTAAATTTAATCAATTTAGGTGACGAACCTGTTCAAGCGATTTGTGCATAA
- a CDS encoding DNA-3-methyladenine glycosylase, with translation MINEKKLPRDFYDRNTIEVAKDLLGKLLVHHVNGEKRVGKIVEVEAYLGPHDLAAHTSKGRTPRTEVMFGPPGHAYVYLIYGMYYCLNAVTEKEGHGSAVLLRALEPVLNIHGKTKGPGLLCNAMSITKTLNGHDLLSDTFYIMQDSDFTPISIEERPRIGVDYAKEWKDKPLRFYIKDNMYVSKK, from the coding sequence ATGATTAACGAAAAAAAATTGCCACGCGATTTTTATGATAGAAACACGATTGAAGTGGCAAAAGATTTACTGGGTAAATTATTGGTACACCACGTCAATGGGGAAAAACGAGTAGGTAAAATTGTAGAAGTGGAAGCTTATTTAGGCCCTCATGATTTGGCGGCACATACTTCTAAAGGAAGAACACCCCGCACGGAAGTGATGTTTGGTCCGCCCGGACATGCGTATGTATATTTAATTTATGGCATGTATTATTGTCTAAATGCCGTAACTGAAAAAGAAGGCCATGGCTCCGCAGTTTTACTACGCGCTTTAGAACCCGTTTTGAATATTCATGGCAAAACCAAAGGACCGGGGCTTTTATGTAATGCTATGAGTATTACCAAAACGCTTAATGGACATGATTTATTAAGTGATACCTTTTACATTATGCAGGATTCTGACTTTACTCCTATATCAATTGAAGAACGTCCACGCATCGGGGTGGATTATGCCAAAGAATGGAAAGATAAGCCGTTGCGCTTTTATATAAAAGATAATATGTATGTTTCTAAAAAATGA
- a CDS encoding flagellar biosynthesis anti-sigma factor FlgM, with the protein MANAKNKTNQLSSQLIASLSFEDSNKQLQALKEMIFNEPLINDSKIQFIKEELATDRYEVNSYRIAVRLMEDIQTIKNRTPAEEEEA; encoded by the coding sequence ATGGCCAATGCAAAAAATAAAACGAACCAATTATCTTCTCAACTCATTGCTTCACTTTCTTTTGAAGACTCCAATAAGCAGTTACAAGCGCTTAAGGAAATGATTTTTAACGAACCTCTTATTAATGACAGTAAAATTCAATTCATTAAAGAAGAATTGGCTACTGATCGCTATGAGGTTAATAGTTATAGAATAGCAGTTCGATTAATGGAAGATATTCAAACAATTAAAAATAGAACTCCTGCTGAAGAAGAAGAGGCTTAA
- a CDS encoding SDR family NAD(P)-dependent oxidoreductase produces MHLDNQIAVITGGASGIGKACTEEFSKRGLKVIVWDKQPTSEAEYIECDVSSADSVESALKKTIDRLGVPRINVNCAGIAPAKRLVGKEGPMTFDAFKQVIDINLIGTFNVMRVLAHAMSTLSPVGESGERGIIINTASIAAYEGQIGQVAYSASKGGVVAMTLPAARELAQFGIRVNTIAPGLIATPLLLNMPEEVQKSLASSVPFPKRFGKPSEYANLALHLIENSLINGEVIRLDGALRMQPR; encoded by the coding sequence ATGCATTTAGATAATCAAATTGCAGTCATCACAGGAGGGGCTTCAGGAATAGGTAAAGCTTGTACTGAAGAATTTTCAAAACGCGGTTTAAAAGTAATTGTCTGGGATAAACAACCAACCTCGGAAGCAGAGTATATAGAATGTGATGTTAGCTCAGCGGATTCTGTGGAATCGGCTTTAAAAAAGACTATTGATCGCCTGGGTGTACCAAGAATTAATGTAAATTGTGCAGGTATTGCCCCGGCTAAGCGCTTGGTAGGAAAAGAAGGGCCTATGACTTTTGATGCTTTTAAGCAGGTAATAGACATCAATTTGATAGGGACATTTAATGTTATGCGCGTACTTGCTCACGCTATGTCAACTTTATCTCCTGTTGGGGAGTCAGGGGAACGCGGGATTATTATAAATACCGCTTCGATTGCCGCTTATGAAGGACAAATAGGGCAAGTGGCTTATAGCGCTTCCAAAGGGGGGGTAGTAGCTATGACATTACCCGCTGCCCGAGAGTTAGCGCAATTTGGAATTCGGGTCAATACCATCGCCCCCGGCCTCATAGCTACTCCTTTATTATTAAACATGCCGGAAGAGGTACAAAAAAGCTTGGCTTCTTCCGTTCCTTTTCCTAAACGTTTTGGTAAACCTTCTGAATATGCAAACCTTGCACTTCATCTTATTGAAAATAGTCTGATAAATGGGGAAGTCATACGCCTTGACGGCGCACTGCGCATGCAACCCCGCTAA
- a CDS encoding hydrolase, with product MLLEKDRSCLFLIDVQEKLTPYVLNSEGVIARCQWLLRLAKRLEVPIQVSEQYPSGLGGTIEPLREFLPQKCLTKVHFSSYQDPHFNEFWQGVDRNQVIIAGIETHVCVMQTALDMQAAGLNVFVVVDAVSSRNELDHRYGLKRMKAHGIELITAEMVFFEWLRKAGSPEFKELSKNFLR from the coding sequence ATGTTATTAGAGAAGGATCGCTCGTGTTTATTTTTAATTGACGTCCAAGAGAAGCTAACGCCTTACGTCCTTAATTCAGAAGGCGTAATAGCACGATGCCAATGGTTATTACGCTTGGCTAAACGACTAGAAGTACCCATCCAAGTGAGTGAACAATATCCTTCCGGTTTAGGAGGTACCATAGAACCTCTACGCGAATTCTTACCGCAAAAATGTTTAACCAAAGTGCATTTTTCAAGCTATCAAGATCCTCACTTTAATGAATTCTGGCAGGGAGTGGATCGCAATCAGGTTATTATTGCAGGTATTGAAACGCATGTATGCGTGATGCAAACTGCCCTTGACATGCAAGCGGCAGGTTTAAACGTTTTTGTCGTGGTGGATGCCGTCAGCAGTAGAAATGAGCTCGATCACCGGTATGGCTTAAAGAGAATGAAGGCGCATGGAATAGAATTAATTACTGCGGAAATGGTCTTTTTTGAATGGTTACGCAAAGCAGGTAGTCCAGAATTTAAGGAATTAAGTAAAAACTTTTTACGTTAA